In Mobula hypostoma chromosome 10, sMobHyp1.1, whole genome shotgun sequence, a single genomic region encodes these proteins:
- the LOC134352671 gene encoding purine nucleoside phosphorylase-like → MAPGESSGYTYEEYKATADWLLSQTQHRPTIAIICGSGLGALADTLKDPVKLQYCDIPNFPTTSVAGHVGRLVFGTLNGKGCVCMQGRFHLYEGHAVWKTTFPIRVFQLIGVKTLIVTNASGGLNADYKVGDIMLVKDHINLPGFAGVNPLVGPNEERFGERFPCMSDAYDKELRSLAAEVSRDLNSCGILREGIYCALGGPSYETIAECRMLRALGADAVGMSTTHEVITARHCKLRVLGLSLVTNKVVMDYESKERANHEEVLQSSKRSAELLEKLVTHIVARMDCSRNTS, encoded by the exons ATGGCGCCCGGTGAGAGCAGTGG ATACACCTATGAGGAATACAAGGCTACAGCGGACTGGCTGCTGTCCCAGACGCAGCACCGGCCCACCATCGCCATCATCTGCGGCTCCGGCCTCGGGGCTCTCGCTGACACTCTGAAGGATCCGGTTAAACTCCAGTACTGTGATATCCCCAACTTCCCCACCACTTCGG TGGCTGGCCACGTGGGGCGGCTGGTGTTCGGGACCCTGAATGGGAAGGGTTGTGTCTGCATGCAAGGCCGATTCCACCTGTACGAGGGACACGCCGTCTGGAAG ACCACGTTCCCGATCCGGGTGTTCCAGCTGATTGGGGTGAAGACGCTGATCGTCACCAATGCCTCCGGGGGCCTGAACGCCGACTACAAGGTGGGCGACATCATGCTGGTGAAGGACCACATTAACCTGCCTGGCTTCGCGGGGGTCAACCCTCTGGTGGGACCCAACGAGGagag GTTTGGCGAGCGCTTCCCCTGCATGTCGGATGCCTATGACAAGGAGTTGCGGAGTCTGGCTGCTGAGGTGTCCCGGGACCTGAACTCCTGCGGCATCCTCCGCGAAGGCATCTACTGCGCCCTGGGCGGCCCGTCGTACGAGACCATCGCGGAGTGCCGGATGCTGAGGGCGCTGGGAGCGGACGCCGTGG gaaTGAGCACGACCCACGAAGTGATCACTGCCCGTCACTGCAAGCTGCGAGTCCTGGGGCTGTCGCTGGTCACCAACAAGGTGGTGATGGACTACGAGAGCAAGGAGCGGGCCAACCATGAGGAGGTCCTGCAGTCCAGCAAGCGCAGTGCTGAGCTCCTGGAGAAGCTGGTGACCCACATTGTGGCCCGGATGGACTGCAGTAGAAACAcctcctga